The Ignavibacteria bacterium genome contains the following window.
ATAGGCGTTGAGCTTGATATTGATTTCGGAAAATTTGGTTTTGAATCTGTTTATGGTGATTTAAGTGGTAAAGGTTTGTTTGGAATCCGTACTTATACGAGGCCTTTACAATTCACTGATTTGAGAAATGTACCAATAATTGGAAAGCTCGAAATTGGTGGAACCTATGCGACCGATTTAAATAATTATGCAGGCGTTACAAATGCAATGATTGATCCAACAACAAAGAACTTAAAGATTTTAAGTGATGAGGGGAATATCTCAATTGTTGGTTTAGACGCTTTGTTACCAATATTCAAATCCAAAATTTTAAATATTGATTTATACTCGAACTTCACAAAGATTTTAAAGTTTGGTTCTGGTGCAACAATTGGAGCTGGTTTTTCTTTCAATGGACTTGGACTTGTAAATGTTGATTTAAAATTTGAAAGATGGTTCAATGGTGATGAATTTATACCAAGATATTTTAATCAATTATATGAAGTTAATAGGTTAAGGGTTGATTCAGTGAATGGTTTTCTGGGAAGCCGTGCAAGTGAATTGAAAAACGCTCGGTCTTTAGGTAATTCCTATTTTGGTGAGTTATTGATTGATGTTTTAAACTTTGTTCAGTTATATGGTTCATATTCGAGATATGATAAAATTTCTAATTCAGGAATTTTAAGACTTGAAACCGATTTATCACCAAAAAACGCAAGCTTTGTGTTTAGAGCATATTATGATAAGGTAGGGATTCAAGATGAAAAAGATATCTTTACACTTGATGAAAGATCAATCTTGACTGCTGAACTCGGATACAAACCACTCTCATATTTACTTGTATCATTTTTATATCAATGGACATTTGCACCAGAATATGATCAATCTGATAAAGTAATTGGCTACAAAACTCAAAAAAGAATTGAACCGAGAGTTTCATTGATTTTCCCACTTGGATTTGGCGGGAAAAAGTAATTTTAAGTTATTGTTGTTGATTTAGATTTGATGTAAATAAATTAAAAAATTGATCATCACCCTGAGATTCATCCTCAGGGTGATTTTTTATTTTAATTTCAAAGCAAAATTATATAGATATTAAGATTAAGAAGTTTCGAAGATTTGGGATTAAGTGATAGAGTTAATTTCCCAGATTAAAAACTTTATTAGTGGCTTTAATATTAAAAACTAATAATCAATTAGATGTTTTATATTCTTTCAATCAACCAATTCTTGAAGTCATTCACTGTTTCAAAGTAGAGTGGATTAAGTTTTATAACTTCTTCTCTTGCATATGAGTCCCAAACGACTGATGCGATATCAATTCCAGCTTCTTTTGCTGCAATTATATCAGCTAGAGAGTCACCAACCATTAAAACTTCATTCTTATTTAGATTATAAGTTTCTAAAAACTTAAAAATTCCTTCTGGAGAAGGTTTATGATTAATCACATCATCTCCTGTAACAATCAAATCAAAGAAATCTTTAATTCCTAAAATTTCTAATGTAATCTCTGTTGTCTTTCTTCCTTTACCAGTAAAAATTGAAATGAGAATTTTTCTTTTCTTAAGTTCTTCAAGGATATCAACAATACCAGGATAAAGATCAGCCATTCTTGGATGATTTTCCCTATAAAATCTATAATATTCATCATAAACTTCTTTGAACTTATCACCATTAAACTTTTCCCTTAATATAACATCTTCAGTAGGACCAAACATTGATATAATTTCTTCATCAGAGTAAGTTCTACCTTCATATTTTTGAGCGATATGATTAAAGGTAGCGAAAATCAATTCATTCGTTGATGTGAGTGTTCCGTCTATGTCAAAAATTATTCCTTTGTATTTTTTCGTTTCCATATTAATTCACATTAATGATAAAAATTTTTCCATCCATATTAGATACAATAACCTGTGAATTGGTTATCGGAATTACTTCATTTAATCTTACTTTTTCTAAAAAGAATGATTTCAATAATTTACCTGATTCTTTTTCAAGAACATATAAAAATCCATTTTTTGCGGGAACAAAAACCCTTTCACCTTTGGTCGAGATATTTATTGGATTTGTATCCAGTCCATAACCAAGAGCAGATTTCCATTTTAATTTGGGTAGAGTATCGTTAATGGACAAAGCATAAACTGTATCAATTAGTCCTTTGATAAATAGAAAATTTTTTGTTTCATCGATCCCTATGGATTCCCAGCTGTTGTAATCGTTTGTTCTGAATAAAGTTGTACCGCTATTAAAATCAATTACAGAAATGAATTTATCAGGTGTTGAAATATAAACTCGTTGTTTGGTATCAATTACCGGGCTGCAAGCAGCAGGTGAGTAATAAAAATTTTTATTCTCTGTCCATTTCCAGAATATTGCATTTGTATCATCTGGATTGTTTTTCACAGCATAAAGATAATTATCCCAATTACCAATTATAATTTTGTTTTTATATGATAGTGGAACTGCTTCAAAATTTTTATCTGCAATTTTTTGCCGTGTGACTTTAAAATTTTTAAGATTGAGATAATTAACAAATCCATCGTTTGT
Protein-coding sequences here:
- a CDS encoding HAD family hydrolase, whose translation is METKKYKGIIFDIDGTLTSTNELIFATFNHIAQKYEGRTYSDEEIISMFGPTEDVILREKFNGDKFKEVYDEYYRFYRENHPRMADLYPGIVDILEELKKRKILISIFTGKGRKTTEITLEILGIKDFFDLIVTGDDVINHKPSPEGIFKFLETYNLNKNEVLMVGDSLADIIAAKEAGIDIASVVWDSYAREEVIKLNPLYFETVNDFKNWLIERI